The following coding sequences lie in one Cyanobacterium sp. Dongsha4 genomic window:
- a CDS encoding DUF2256 domain-containing protein, whose product MAKQRKKSDFPTKICPVCGLPFTWRKKWSKCWDEVKYCSEKCRRQK is encoded by the coding sequence ATGGCAAAGCAGAGAAAAAAATCTGATTTCCCAACTAAAATTTGTCCTGTTTGTGGTTTACCTTTTACATGGCGCAAAAAATGGTCTAAATGTTGGGATGAGGTTAAATATTGTTCTGAAAAATGTCGTCGCCAAAAATAA
- a CDS encoding L-threonylcarbamoyladenylate synthase, with protein MAILYELNPDNPQSRSIEQIASALKDGAIMLYPTDTVYAIGCDINVKSAVEKVRTLKRLANDKPLTFLCSSLSKISEYAIVTDEAYYIMKRLIPGPYTFLLPATKLVPKLVMSPKRKTTGIRVPDQNVCQAILTTLNNPVVSTSAHINDEEGYSPSDDWEKAKLFDYFDKLVDIIIDDYTDPGYDVSTILDFSTENPAVVRQGLGWEELEKWFNFNN; from the coding sequence ATGGCTATTTTATACGAATTAAATCCTGATAATCCTCAAAGCAGAAGTATTGAGCAAATAGCATCAGCATTAAAAGATGGAGCAATCATGCTTTATCCCACAGATACAGTTTATGCCATTGGTTGTGATATTAATGTTAAAAGTGCCGTAGAAAAAGTGAGAACTTTAAAACGTCTTGCCAACGACAAACCATTAACTTTTCTTTGTTCTTCTCTATCGAAAATTTCCGAATATGCGATCGTAACTGATGAAGCCTACTATATCATGAAAAGATTAATACCCGGTCCTTATACTTTTCTTTTACCTGCCACAAAATTAGTCCCAAAACTGGTTATGTCACCAAAACGCAAAACTACAGGTATTCGAGTACCAGATCAGAACGTTTGTCAAGCAATTTTAACAACTCTTAATAATCCAGTTGTTTCCACCTCTGCTCATATTAACGATGAAGAAGGATATTCCCCCTCCGATGACTGGGAAAAGGCGAAATTATTTGATTACTTTGATAAACTGGTTGACATTATTATCGATGATTATACAGACCCAGGTTATGACGTTTCAACAATTTTAGATTTTTCTACAGAAAATCCTGCCGTAGTGCGACAAGGTTTAGGGTGGGAAGAACTGGAAAAATGGTTTAATTTCAATAATTAA
- the larC gene encoding nickel pincer cofactor biosynthesis protein LarC, with the protein MSKIAYLQCHTGIAGDMFLGALVSAGVPLEYLEKSLESLNISQEYKLQEETVTRNGLCATKIHVHLTSHSHHHHHHRHLADIEHIINQSNLAPQIKANSLAIVRQLAIAEAKVHNTNIDKVHFHEVGAVDAIVDIVGTCIGLDYLGIEKLYCSPLPTGGGTVKAAHGILPVPVPAVLELLQSRKIPIYSNGIEKELVTPTGAAIAATLTESFGQPPKMNLEKIGNGAGSHDLSLPNVLRLWIGEIELSDLEEIAVLETQIDDCNPQILAYVLEDLLNIGAKDVFTQPVMMKKSRLGVLLTVICELDKISICENLIFRETTTLGIRRQIQQRSILEREIRTIKSKYGDIRLKIAKKNEKIVNVYPEYEDCATIARQLDIPINRIQWEVVREFYEKQT; encoded by the coding sequence ATGAGTAAAATCGCTTATTTACAATGTCATACAGGAATAGCAGGGGATATGTTTTTAGGGGCATTAGTTTCCGCTGGTGTGCCACTAGAATATTTAGAGAAAAGTTTAGAGAGCTTAAATATCAGTCAAGAGTATAAATTACAAGAAGAAACTGTAACTAGAAATGGGCTTTGTGCGACAAAAATTCATGTCCATTTAACATCTCATTCTCATCATCACCATCACCATAGACATTTAGCAGATATTGAACATATTATTAATCAAAGTAATTTAGCCCCTCAAATTAAGGCTAATAGTTTAGCTATTGTTCGTCAACTTGCGATCGCAGAAGCAAAAGTTCATAATACAAACATAGATAAAGTCCATTTTCACGAAGTGGGGGCAGTAGATGCCATTGTTGATATTGTTGGTACTTGTATCGGATTAGATTATTTAGGGATAGAAAAATTATACTGCTCACCTTTACCCACAGGAGGAGGCACAGTCAAAGCCGCTCACGGAATATTACCAGTACCAGTACCCGCCGTGCTAGAGTTGTTACAAAGCCGTAAAATCCCAATATATAGCAACGGTATTGAAAAAGAATTAGTTACTCCCACAGGGGCGGCAATTGCGGCGACGTTAACGGAAAGTTTTGGACAACCTCCCAAAATGAATTTAGAGAAAATAGGCAATGGTGCAGGAAGTCATGATTTATCTCTACCTAATGTTTTACGTCTTTGGATAGGGGAAATAGAGTTATCTGATTTAGAGGAAATAGCAGTCTTAGAAACTCAAATTGATGATTGTAACCCCCAAATTTTGGCTTATGTCTTAGAAGATTTATTAAATATTGGTGCAAAAGATGTCTTTACTCAACCTGTGATGATGAAAAAAAGTCGTCTTGGGGTTTTGTTGACAGTAATTTGTGAGCTTGACAAAATCAGTATATGTGAAAATCTTATTTTCCGAGAGACTACGACTTTAGGCATTCGCAGACAAATTCAACAAAGATCGATACTAGAGCGAGAAATTAGAACTATTAAGAGTAAATATGGCGATATAAGATTAAAAATCGCTAAAAAGAACGAGAAAATTGTGAATGTCTATCCTGAATATGAAGATTGTGCAACTATTGCCCGTCAATTAGATATTCCTATTAATAGAATTCAATGGGAAGTGGTAAGGGAATTTTACGAGAAGCAAACCTGA
- the sufR gene encoding iron-sulfur cluster biosynthesis transcriptional regulator SufR, giving the protein MNTSLQSSSKEAILQYLLKETQASAQNIAEAMNISTQATRRHLKDLQEQGLIEYDLIRVKTGRPQYLYSLSRQGRDRFPQNYGEFAVSFLDTLTETVGENEVSRVLQKQWEKKADNYRKFMEGKSLEEKVTQLVKMRKEEGYMAELFIIEENPPQFFISEHNCAISDVAESYPQVCSHELEMFSSLFPECLVERTNWIHQGEHRCGYLIKVD; this is encoded by the coding sequence ATGAACACTTCCCTCCAATCATCAAGTAAAGAAGCAATCTTACAATATTTGCTGAAAGAAACTCAGGCTTCGGCACAAAATATAGCAGAAGCTATGAATATTAGTACCCAAGCAACCCGCAGACATTTGAAGGATTTGCAGGAACAGGGTTTAATTGAATATGATTTAATTCGAGTGAAAACAGGCAGACCCCAATATTTGTATTCTCTGTCACGTCAAGGGCGCGATCGCTTCCCCCAGAATTATGGAGAGTTTGCCGTTTCTTTTTTGGATACTCTCACCGAAACAGTAGGAGAAAATGAAGTTAGTAGGGTATTGCAAAAACAATGGGAGAAAAAAGCTGATAACTACCGTAAATTCATGGAAGGTAAATCTTTAGAAGAAAAGGTAACTCAGTTAGTGAAAATGAGAAAAGAAGAAGGTTACATGGCTGAATTATTTATAATCGAAGAAAATCCCCCTCAATTTTTTATTTCTGAGCATAATTGTGCTATTTCTGATGTAGCTGAATCTTATCCTCAAGTATGTAGCCATGAATTAGAAATGTTTAGTTCTCTATTTCCTGAGTGTTTAGTAGAGCGTACAAACTGGATTCATCAGGGTGAACATCGTTGCGGTTATTTAATTAAGGTTGACTGA
- a CDS encoding PAS domain-containing protein, giving the protein MLENNHHYLYKLAWEYHPNALIAVNSDLEIQLVNPAFCRLFKLESCAIKGQLAVNIFGDIEHLKSAWKEKKNIENSIKEYPKPEIFVKEFIYPIEEKNLILCIMIDLTSEIKQKKELTKMQEEMIKQVNNVVNNQMKVAQEIAGLLGETTAETKVNLFKLLQLFNNQ; this is encoded by the coding sequence ATGTTAGAAAATAACCATCACTATCTCTATAAATTAGCGTGGGAATATCACCCTAATGCACTAATTGCTGTCAATTCTGATTTAGAAATTCAGTTGGTGAATCCTGCTTTCTGCAGGTTATTCAAATTGGAAAGCTGTGCAATCAAAGGTCAATTAGCTGTTAATATTTTCGGCGATATAGAACATTTAAAAAGTGCTTGGAAAGAGAAAAAAAATATAGAAAATTCAATTAAAGAATATCCTAAACCAGAGATATTTGTTAAAGAATTTATTTACCCCATAGAAGAAAAAAATTTGATTCTCTGCATAATGATAGACTTGACTTCTGAAATTAAACAAAAGAAAGAATTAACAAAAATGCAGGAAGAAATGATTAAGCAAGTCAATAATGTTGTTAATAATCAGATGAAAGTTGCTCAAGAAATTGCAGGACTTTTGGGAGAAACAACGGCAGAAACAAAAGTTAATTTATTTAAGTTATTACAATTATTTAATAATCAATAA
- a CDS encoding (2Fe-2S) ferredoxin domain-containing protein, translating to MTFINAFQRGKMLKENLFLCMGSACHQLGVYEVLPKLQTLISEYDIDQIVELKGCFCLETCSSGIVMKFKDHLFINISPQNLEEKFIHEILPMIK from the coding sequence ATAACATTTATTAACGCCTTTCAAAGAGGAAAAATGCTAAAAGAAAACTTATTTTTATGTATGGGTTCAGCTTGTCATCAGTTAGGAGTTTATGAAGTTTTACCAAAACTACAAACATTAATAAGTGAGTATGATATAGACCAAATAGTTGAATTAAAAGGTTGTTTTTGCTTAGAAACTTGTAGCTCAGGAATTGTTATGAAATTTAAAGACCATTTATTTATTAATATTAGTCCTCAAAATTTAGAAGAAAAATTTATCCATGAAATTTTACCCATGATAAAATAA
- a CDS encoding DNA phosphorothioation-associated protein 4: protein MSNRVRISQDKADLVQNLVISPHNPQGVFSTYADLMAFAASLGKSYNCPMTLGAIAKEPSPISIEVFNSRGYESLFKLLGITSTHDLNIISSYEENQEEARIKIFEEYANGGLDRLQQQLKGAVDYSERILLILTQEKECLSTVKNNNFDLRKFIK from the coding sequence ATGTCTAATAGAGTTAGAATATCTCAGGACAAAGCTGATTTAGTCCAAAATTTAGTAATATCTCCCCATAATCCTCAAGGAGTATTTTCTACTTATGCAGATTTAATGGCTTTCGCCGCTTCTTTAGGTAAGAGTTATAATTGTCCTATGACTTTAGGTGCGATCGCAAAAGAACCTTCCCCCATCAGTATAGAGGTTTTTAACTCCCGTGGTTATGAATCTTTATTTAAACTATTAGGCATTACTAGCACCCACGACTTAAATATTATTTCTAGCTATGAAGAAAATCAAGAAGAAGCCAGAATTAAAATTTTTGAAGAATATGCCAATGGCGGATTAGATAGATTACAACAACAGTTAAAAGGAGCAGTTGACTATAGTGAGAGAATATTATTAATTCTTACTCAAGAAAAAGAGTGTCTTTCAACGGTCAAAAATAATAATTTCGATCTTAGAAAATTTATTAAATAG
- a CDS encoding cell division protein FtsQ/DivIB, producing the protein MANQTFVSTTTIRSRREERKKERRWRDFIAVVRFLMILSITGGVFWFITLPNWVIKNSQQIDIEGNSLLSDDEVRSLIPLQYPQSLLKLSTQELSKNLQTLVPVENVVIQKELFPPHLKISLEEKKPVAIALAPEIEEKTNKLTIQTIGYLDKDGVFVSNEVYHNLKENPEQLPTLKIIGAPQTYLPYWQELYSFLTQSTVKINTVDWQNPTNLVLLTDLGKIYLGAYTPKKFSQQLMVLEKLKVITAQVRREDIIYIDLTDPEIPSISKKESVKKEKNSN; encoded by the coding sequence ATGGCTAATCAAACTTTTGTTTCCACTACTACTATTAGAAGTCGCCGAGAAGAAAGAAAAAAAGAGCGTAGATGGCGAGATTTTATTGCGGTAGTTCGTTTTTTGATGATTTTATCTATAACAGGGGGAGTGTTTTGGTTTATTACTTTACCTAATTGGGTAATTAAAAATAGTCAGCAAATAGATATAGAAGGTAATAGTTTACTGAGTGATGATGAGGTGCGTAGTTTGATTCCTTTGCAATATCCTCAATCTTTGTTAAAGTTATCTACCCAAGAGTTGAGTAAAAATTTACAGACTTTAGTGCCTGTTGAAAATGTTGTTATTCAAAAAGAATTATTCCCCCCTCATTTAAAAATTTCTTTGGAAGAGAAAAAACCAGTTGCGATCGCACTTGCTCCTGAAATAGAGGAAAAAACCAATAAATTAACAATTCAAACTATCGGATATTTAGACAAAGATGGAGTATTTGTTTCCAATGAAGTGTATCACAATTTAAAAGAAAATCCGGAGCAACTACCAACACTAAAAATCATTGGAGCACCCCAGACTTATCTTCCTTATTGGCAAGAATTATATAGCTTTCTGACTCAGTCCACTGTCAAGATTAATACCGTTGACTGGCAAAATCCCACTAACTTAGTGCTACTTACAGACTTAGGAAAAATATACTTAGGTGCTTATACCCCGAAAAAATTTTCACAGCAATTAATGGTGTTAGAAAAACTTAAAGTTATTACTGCCCAAGTGCGTCGAGAAGATATTATCTATATTGATTTAACAGACCCTGAAATTCCTTCTATTAGTAAAAAAGAATCAGTGAAAAAGGAGAAAAATAGCAATTAA
- a CDS encoding putative bifunctional diguanylate cyclase/phosphodiesterase — protein MISRQHSSGNVMKNPISATSSSSTQKLSDLVGQNRSEEVTLLAAAVHSAHDSIVITDTQLDYPGPRIVFVNKAFTKMTGYQENEIIGKTPRILQGPNTDRTIFKELKNKLRKGKVFFGEAINYRKDGTEFYNQWHIEPIYNSEGTLTHYLAIQRDVTEKKEAEKKLIYDAFHDSLTGLYNRGWFLKELHKSLIQANQCQDSMFALLFLDLDGFKLINDTLGHSVGDVFLQEVARRIKKSIRPQDKLARLGGDEFTIIIENVNDLSIVSQIADRIQFNLQKPLTLGSQEVFTSCSIGIALSNVGYETQEEMLRDADLAMYRAKSLGKSRSAIFNKTMHQVAVKRLNLENDLRKALEREQFELFYQPIVSVNEQTIVGFESLLRWHHPEKGAISPAEFIPLAEETGLIIDIGKWVLTKACEQSRHFNQLNSSNSLFMNINLSPRQFKQSDLVATVDDVLQKTKCDRHLIKLEITESAILETDSIADVMLRELKELGIKLCIDDFGTGYSSLSRLYQFPIDILKVDSCFIRAIGKHERKEKILASIVNLAHNLDMEVVAEGVETEFQLDKVKQYQCEYVQGYLFGHPQSSQDIEKLIRS, from the coding sequence ATGATTTCTCGCCAACATTCTTCAGGTAATGTCATGAAAAATCCTATTTCTGCTACTTCATCTTCATCGACACAAAAATTATCTGACTTAGTAGGACAAAATAGGTCAGAAGAAGTGACATTGTTGGCGGCGGCGGTTCACAGCGCCCATGATTCTATCGTCATTACAGATACACAATTAGATTATCCGGGGCCAAGAATTGTATTTGTGAATAAGGCTTTCACGAAAATGACTGGGTATCAGGAGAATGAAATTATAGGCAAAACTCCTCGTATTTTACAAGGACCAAATACTGATCGCACCATCTTTAAGGAATTAAAGAATAAGTTGAGAAAGGGAAAAGTTTTTTTTGGAGAAGCAATCAACTATCGTAAGGATGGCACAGAATTTTATAATCAATGGCATATTGAACCTATTTATAACTCGGAAGGGACATTAACTCACTATTTAGCTATTCAAAGGGATGTAACCGAAAAAAAAGAAGCGGAGAAAAAATTAATCTATGATGCCTTTCATGATTCTTTAACGGGTTTATATAATCGGGGTTGGTTTCTCAAAGAATTACATAAAAGTTTGATACAAGCCAATCAATGTCAAGATTCTATGTTTGCTCTTTTGTTTTTGGATTTAGACGGTTTTAAATTAATTAACGATACTTTAGGGCATTCGGTGGGAGATGTTTTTTTACAAGAAGTAGCCAGAAGAATCAAAAAAAGTATTCGCCCTCAAGATAAACTAGCTCGTTTGGGAGGGGATGAGTTTACAATTATCATTGAAAATGTAAATGATTTAAGTATTGTTTCTCAAATTGCCGATCGCATCCAGTTTAATCTACAGAAACCTTTAACTTTAGGCTCTCAAGAGGTATTTACATCTTGCAGTATCGGGATTGCTTTAAGTAATGTGGGTTATGAAACTCAAGAGGAAATGTTAAGAGATGCAGACTTAGCTATGTATCGGGCAAAGTCTCTGGGGAAGTCTCGCTCGGCGATTTTTAATAAAACCATGCACCAAGTGGCAGTCAAGCGTTTAAATTTAGAAAATGATTTGCGTAAAGCCCTTGAAAGAGAACAATTCGAGCTTTTTTATCAACCCATAGTTTCTGTTAATGAACAAACCATAGTCGGTTTTGAGTCTTTGTTGCGTTGGCATCATCCCGAAAAAGGTGCTATTTCCCCCGCCGAGTTTATTCCTTTAGCTGAAGAAACAGGTTTAATTATTGATATTGGTAAATGGGTACTAACTAAGGCTTGTGAGCAGTCGAGACATTTTAATCAGTTAAATTCAAGTAATTCTTTATTTATGAATATAAACTTGTCTCCCCGTCAATTTAAACAGTCTGATTTAGTGGCAACAGTAGATGATGTTTTACAAAAAACAAAATGCGATCGCCACTTAATTAAATTAGAAATTACCGAAAGTGCTATTTTAGAAACTGATAGTATTGCAGATGTAATGTTAAGAGAACTAAAAGAATTAGGTATAAAATTGTGTATTGATGATTTTGGTACGGGTTATTCCTCTCTTAGTCGTTTATATCAGTTTCCTATTGATATTTTGAAAGTTGATTCCTGTTTTATTCGTGCCATTGGGAAGCATGAGAGAAAAGAAAAAATCCTTGCAAGTATAGTTAATTTAGCCCATAACTTAGATATGGAAGTAGTGGCGGAGGGGGTAGAAACAGAATTTCAACTAGACAAAGTTAAGCAGTATCAATGTGAATATGTGCAAGGTTACTTATTTGGTCATCCTCAGTCAAGTCAAGACATTGAAAAACTCATTAGAAGTTAG
- a CDS encoding EAL domain-containing protein: MSEVLAQNSSETVTIGIYENPPKVFLSKDKKSSNFWKPSGFWVDIVNEIGKQENWSINYIPCEWSQCLSLVEQGKLDLMLDVAYSPERDRIFDFNNEVVLASWSQVYTRKGLKLETILDLDGKKVGVLKNSIQEEAINKYIKSFGISPELVEIGSFEEIFVLLEKGDIDAGIINHLFGKIAQSKFDVEKTNILLNPARLHFIVKNKDPKSLLQKLDHQLEKLIDNGDSVYYQAKKQWLEPEPKFSWVTVKKEVINSVFYLPFIGLFFLLLWNFSLKKEVNRRIALEKKLKDSQESYASLASSVPVGIFRTNNQFQCIYVNHHYTKLTGISYEDAVADKWKNAFHPDDKESILRLWENSIKEKTIFEMECRFLHSDGKIVWVYTQSLPEYDSEGNLKGYVGTLTDISDRKLAELALKESEQRFRNMAKNVPGAIFRYILHPDHTDQIIYMSEGCYELWEIKAEEAINNVAILWDLIHSEDIPAMQESILKSAQTLQPWFWQWRIKTPSGKKKWLQGFGRPTKLDDGAVLWDSLIMDISNRKQAEINLAKSEERLRLVTENMSDLICLFNADKKLVYATPSCEFLLGYTATELKEIDLETLFHPDDHSYIYDNCSVYSTDRNEDSRTITYRILCKSGNYIWLETLSKKIYDNQGNLVYIQTTSRDVSDRISMEVQLKHDALHDKLTGLPNRNLLIKRLDLALKRNRRYTQSNFALLFFDLDNFKLVNDSLGHLIGDELLLQIGALLQTFIRDTDIAARLGGDEFVILLEDITEVEQAVIVAQRILDSMRSPFILSHRQVFTNTSIGIVIGNTKHKTPQDVLRDADIAMYKAKHQGKGKYAIFDPQMHQQTVLRLNLENNLRKALEENQFTLYYQPIVNLEKLTTEGFEVLIRWQHPQEGIIYPCDFINVMEEIGLINDLGEWIFKTACQQLFQWQHQFNLPLKININLSVQQLTESIIPLLDKILDIYPIQQNTLVLEITESMLIKDFEDTNNLLSQIKQRSIQISIDDFGTGYSCLGYLHQLSVDALKIDRSFMNFSSSKNHNQVIVSSILALAQSLGIRAIAEGIETEEQRQWLISQKCKLGQGYLFSPPIAKDKATDWLKIDK; the protein is encoded by the coding sequence ATGTCAGAAGTTTTAGCACAAAATTCCAGCGAAACAGTTACTATTGGAATTTATGAAAATCCGCCAAAGGTTTTTTTAAGTAAGGATAAGAAGTCTTCTAATTTTTGGAAGCCTTCTGGCTTTTGGGTGGATATTGTCAACGAAATAGGTAAACAAGAAAATTGGTCTATTAATTATATTCCCTGTGAATGGAGTCAGTGTTTAAGTTTAGTGGAGCAGGGTAAATTAGATTTGATGTTAGATGTAGCTTATTCTCCAGAGCGCGATCGCATCTTTGATTTTAACAATGAAGTAGTTTTAGCCAGTTGGTCTCAAGTTTATACTCGTAAAGGTCTTAAATTAGAGACAATATTAGACTTAGACGGTAAAAAAGTAGGGGTTTTAAAAAATAGCATTCAAGAAGAAGCCATTAATAAATATATTAAATCTTTCGGCATTTCTCCTGAGTTAGTAGAGATAGGAAGTTTTGAGGAGATATTTGTACTTTTAGAAAAAGGAGATATTGATGCAGGAATTATTAATCATCTTTTCGGTAAAATCGCTCAGAGTAAATTTGATGTAGAAAAAACAAATATTTTATTAAATCCAGCTCGTTTACATTTTATTGTTAAGAATAAAGACCCAAAATCACTATTACAAAAATTAGATCATCAACTGGAAAAACTCATAGATAATGGCGATTCTGTTTATTATCAAGCAAAAAAGCAATGGTTAGAACCAGAGCCTAAATTTAGTTGGGTAACTGTTAAAAAAGAAGTAATAAATTCAGTTTTTTATCTGCCTTTTATCGGCTTATTCTTTCTCCTACTTTGGAATTTTTCCCTCAAGAAAGAAGTTAATCGCCGTATTGCCTTAGAGAAAAAATTAAAAGATAGTCAGGAAAGTTATGCCAGTCTGGCTTCTTCTGTACCAGTGGGAATTTTTCGGACTAATAATCAATTTCAATGTATTTATGTTAATCATCATTATACAAAGCTAACGGGCATTTCCTATGAAGATGCTGTGGCGGATAAATGGAAAAATGCCTTTCACCCCGATGATAAAGAATCAATTTTAAGATTATGGGAAAATTCCATTAAAGAGAAAACCATATTTGAGATGGAATGCCGTTTTCTCCACTCTGATGGCAAAATTGTTTGGGTTTATACTCAATCGTTACCAGAATATGACAGCGAAGGAAATTTAAAAGGTTATGTGGGAACTTTAACGGATATTAGCGATCGCAAATTAGCAGAATTAGCCCTAAAAGAAAGTGAACAAAGATTCCGCAACATGGCGAAAAATGTACCGGGAGCAATTTTCCGTTATATCTTACATCCTGATCATACTGATCAAATTATTTATATGAGTGAGGGATGTTATGAACTTTGGGAAATCAAAGCTGAAGAAGCTATTAATAATGTGGCAATTCTTTGGGATTTAATTCACTCAGAAGATATACCCGCCATGCAAGAATCTATACTCAAATCAGCACAAACTTTACAACCTTGGTTTTGGCAGTGGCGAATTAAAACCCCTTCCGGTAAGAAAAAATGGTTACAAGGCTTTGGCAGACCGACAAAACTCGATGATGGTGCGGTACTTTGGGATAGTTTGATTATGGATATTAGTAACCGTAAACAAGCAGAAATAAATTTGGCTAAAAGTGAAGAACGTTTGCGCTTAGTCACAGAAAACATGAGTGACTTAATTTGTTTATTTAATGCAGATAAAAAACTTGTTTATGCAACTCCTTCTTGTGAGTTTTTATTGGGTTATACCGCAACGGAGTTAAAAGAAATAGACTTAGAAACACTTTTTCACCCTGATGACCATAGTTATATTTATGATAATTGTTCTGTATATTCTACAGATAGAAACGAGGATAGTCGAACTATTACCTATCGCATTCTCTGCAAATCAGGTAACTATATCTGGTTAGAAACCCTCAGCAAAAAAATTTATGACAACCAAGGAAATTTAGTCTATATACAAACCACATCAAGGGATGTGAGCGATCGCATCTCCATGGAAGTACAACTAAAGCATGATGCTCTCCATGATAAATTAACAGGGTTGCCCAATCGTAATCTATTAATCAAAAGACTTGATTTAGCCTTAAAAAGAAATCGCCGTTACACTCAATCTAATTTTGCTCTTTTATTTTTTGATCTGGACAATTTTAAATTAGTCAATGATAGTCTTGGTCATTTAATTGGTGATGAATTATTATTACAAATTGGGGCATTATTACAAACTTTTATTCGAGATACAGACATAGCCGCCCGTTTAGGAGGAGATGAATTTGTTATTCTCCTTGAAGATATAACAGAAGTAGAACAAGCTGTAATAGTTGCTCAAAGAATTTTAGACTCGATGCGATCGCCATTTATCCTTTCCCATCGTCAAGTATTTACTAATACTAGCATTGGCATCGTCATTGGTAACACTAAACATAAAACACCTCAAGATGTTCTCAGAGACGCAGATATAGCCATGTATAAAGCAAAGCATCAAGGTAAAGGGAAATATGCCATTTTTGACCCTCAGATGCACCAACAAACGGTTCTGAGATTAAATTTAGAAAATAATTTAAGAAAGGCGTTAGAGGAAAATCAATTTACACTTTACTATCAACCAATTGTTAATTTGGAAAAATTAACTACAGAGGGATTTGAAGTCTTAATTAGATGGCAACATCCCCAAGAAGGAATTATATACCCCTGCGATTTTATTAATGTAATGGAGGAGATTGGTTTAATTAACGATTTGGGAGAGTGGATTTTTAAAACTGCCTGTCAACAGTTATTTCAATGGCAACATCAATTTAATTTACCCTTAAAAATTAACATTAATCTTTCGGTGCAACAACTCACAGAATCGATTATTCCTTTACTAGACAAAATTCTCGATATTTACCCTATTCAACAAAATACATTAGTGTTGGAAATTACCGAAAGTATGTTGATTAAAGATTTTGAAGACACGAATAATTTATTAAGCCAGATAAAACAAAGAAGCATTCAAATCAGTATTGATGATTTTGGTACGGGATACTCTTGTTTAGGATATTTACATCAATTATCTGTGGACGCTTTAAAAATCGATCGCAGTTTTATGAATTTTTCTTCTTCTAAAAACCATAATCAAGTAATTGTTAGCTCTATTTTAGCTCTAGCTCAATCTTTAGGCATACGTGCGATCGCAGAAGGCATTGAAACTGAAGAACAAAGACAATGGTTAATCAGCCAAAAGTGTAAACTAGGACAAGGATATTTGTTTTCACCTCCCATAGCAAAAGATAAAGCAACAGATTGGCTAAAAATTGACAAGTAA